In Pseudomonas sp. DNDY-54, a genomic segment contains:
- a CDS encoding McrC family protein — MSHELITVREYAQLTTRSVEPSLDIAQVSASAFDWLCELSASFNRSGAALLQVEGRQSLKWDSYVGVLETPCGTRLEILPKHVEQDDCVKQSRALLRKMIQAALSLKPRQVSVTGLELFDAPLTEWVMEQFLGELDLLAKRGVRFDYQRVEEEQRFLRGQLNVVAQMRQPPGRQHHFQIRHDVFLPNRAENRLLKLALEHVAKTTQDAANWRLANELRSLLAEVPSSRHVEADLRAWSRDRLMAHYQAVKPWCELILNQQMPIAVAGQAQGMSMLFPMERLFERYVENWLRQKLLPGASLTAQAAREYLCSHGKGHMFRLEPDMLVEQGAMAWVLDTKWKRLNTAAREKNYNISQSDFYQLFAYGKKYLSAMVQAEMVLVYPRHSTFEFPLDSFVLDGDLRLWVLPFDLSADCLVGADNTSLPLNSVSLARAS; from the coding sequence GTGAGCCACGAGCTGATCACAGTTCGCGAATACGCTCAGCTGACCACCAGGTCGGTCGAGCCGTCGCTGGATATAGCGCAGGTTTCTGCCAGTGCTTTTGACTGGCTCTGCGAATTAAGCGCCAGCTTCAACCGCAGCGGCGCTGCGCTGCTGCAGGTGGAAGGGCGGCAGTCGTTGAAGTGGGACAGTTACGTCGGTGTGCTGGAAACGCCTTGCGGCACGCGCCTGGAAATCTTGCCTAAGCACGTTGAACAAGACGATTGCGTCAAGCAGAGCCGTGCTTTGCTGCGCAAGATGATCCAGGCAGCGCTGTCATTGAAGCCTCGGCAGGTTTCGGTGACGGGGCTGGAGTTGTTTGACGCACCGCTCACCGAGTGGGTGATGGAGCAGTTCCTGGGCGAGCTGGATCTGCTGGCCAAACGCGGCGTGCGTTTCGACTACCAGCGCGTCGAAGAAGAGCAGCGGTTTCTGCGCGGCCAACTCAATGTGGTCGCGCAGATGCGACAACCGCCAGGCCGCCAGCATCACTTCCAGATCCGCCATGACGTGTTTCTGCCCAATCGTGCGGAGAACCGCTTGCTAAAGCTGGCGCTGGAGCATGTGGCAAAGACGACTCAGGACGCGGCCAACTGGCGTTTAGCCAATGAGCTGCGCTCGCTACTGGCCGAGGTGCCCAGCAGCCGCCATGTGGAGGCAGACCTGCGTGCATGGAGCCGCGATCGTTTGATGGCCCACTACCAGGCCGTGAAGCCATGGTGCGAGCTGATCCTCAACCAGCAGATGCCAATCGCCGTCGCAGGACAAGCCCAGGGTATGAGCATGTTGTTTCCCATGGAGCGGTTGTTCGAACGCTATGTGGAGAATTGGCTGCGACAGAAGCTTCTGCCTGGTGCCTCCCTCACGGCTCAAGCTGCTAGAGAGTATTTATGCAGTCATGGAAAAGGGCACATGTTTAGGCTGGAGCCGGACATGTTGGTTGAGCAAGGCGCTATGGCTTGGGTGCTTGATACAAAGTGGAAGCGCTTGAATACTGCAGCGCGAGAAAAGAATTACAACATCAGCCAAAGCGATTTTTATCAGCTTTTCGCCTACGGTAAGAAGTACTTGTCAGCAATGGTTCAAGCCGAGATGGTATTGGTCTACCCGCGGCACAGTACATTTGAGTTCCCCCTAGATTCGTTCGTGTTAGATGGCGACTTGCGTCTTTGGGTTTTGCCGTTTGATTTGAGTGCGGACTGCTTAGTGGGCGCGGATAACACCTCCCTGCCTTTGAACAGCGTTTCATTAGCTCGCGCTAGCTAA
- a CDS encoding AAA family ATPase produces the protein MDASPLNQILFGPPGTGKTHATVDHALAILDPQLLSACKDDAETGRKRLKSRFDELVLQERIRFVTFHQSFSYEDFVEGLRAESDGDSGQLRYEVVDGVFKSLCEAAAAKVTKQAEAPLDLGKRRIWKMSLGNTLGSDAGVYEECVQGGYVLLGYGGGIDFSGCSSRGDVQQRFVDAGVTLDGPSDYSVTSVTAFVTKMKPGDLVVVSDGNFKFRAIGEVAGDYAFKVHPEYDPHYSQMRPVKWLRQYSPSLPHSELLNGQFSQMTLYELRSPTLNREKLQGLLSTPALASVFVPGQTFGRDYQVTRATSELLELKKPNGNVLGFAMSLINELAEAVRSEKIALQDIRDKTAIEKLPGSTLEPYLVNGYNSILAVLVGHLTSTETHKPATAAEANARVLIIDEINRGNISRIFGELITLIEPSKRAGADEALSVVLPYSKQSFSVPQNVYLIGTMNTADRSLAGLDIALRRRFVFREMPARPELLTDVQVDNVNIGELLRAMNQRIEVLLDRDHCLGHAYFMPLRSDKSVGRLAAIFRNQILPLLQEYFFEDWERIRWVLNDQRAHIANTEPFVQRPQSELNLQKLFGDDVVGKVNDQRWELNDAAFGSIDSYRNILG, from the coding sequence ATCGATGCGTCACCGTTAAACCAAATCCTCTTTGGCCCGCCGGGCACCGGTAAAACGCACGCCACGGTCGACCATGCATTAGCCATTCTCGATCCTCAGTTGCTGAGCGCTTGTAAGGACGATGCTGAAACTGGTCGTAAACGACTAAAGAGCCGCTTTGACGAGCTAGTGCTGCAAGAGCGCATCCGTTTCGTTACGTTCCATCAAAGCTTCAGCTATGAGGATTTCGTCGAGGGGCTGCGGGCCGAGAGCGACGGTGATAGCGGGCAGTTGCGTTACGAAGTGGTCGATGGTGTTTTCAAAAGCCTTTGCGAAGCAGCGGCCGCCAAGGTCACTAAGCAGGCGGAAGCGCCGTTAGATCTCGGTAAGCGCAGAATTTGGAAGATGTCTTTGGGTAATACCCTTGGCAGCGACGCCGGGGTATACGAAGAGTGCGTTCAGGGTGGCTATGTGCTGCTGGGCTACGGTGGCGGCATCGACTTCAGCGGCTGTAGCAGCCGTGGCGATGTGCAGCAACGCTTCGTGGATGCTGGCGTAACCCTGGATGGCCCTAGCGATTACAGCGTCACCAGCGTTACAGCCTTTGTTACCAAGATGAAGCCGGGCGATCTGGTGGTGGTAAGCGATGGCAACTTTAAGTTCCGCGCTATTGGCGAAGTCGCTGGCGACTATGCCTTCAAAGTCCATCCCGAGTACGACCCGCATTATTCGCAAATGCGGCCGGTGAAATGGCTGCGCCAATACAGTCCGTCCTTGCCCCATAGTGAGTTGCTGAACGGTCAGTTCAGCCAGATGACGCTATATGAGTTGCGCAGCCCGACGCTGAACCGCGAGAAATTACAGGGGCTGTTGAGCACGCCTGCTTTGGCTAGTGTGTTCGTTCCCGGCCAGACTTTCGGCCGTGACTATCAGGTGACCCGCGCAACTTCAGAACTTTTGGAGTTGAAAAAGCCCAATGGCAACGTTTTGGGCTTTGCCATGAGCCTGATTAACGAGCTGGCTGAGGCTGTGCGTTCGGAAAAGATTGCGCTGCAGGATATTCGCGACAAAACAGCCATCGAGAAGCTACCTGGCTCGACGTTGGAGCCATATCTGGTCAATGGATACAACAGCATCTTGGCGGTATTGGTTGGCCATCTTACAAGTACGGAAACGCACAAGCCTGCCACCGCGGCTGAAGCAAATGCACGTGTGTTGATCATCGACGAAATCAACCGCGGCAATATCTCGCGCATTTTTGGCGAGCTCATCACGCTAATCGAGCCATCCAAGCGAGCTGGTGCTGACGAGGCTTTGTCGGTAGTGCTGCCTTATTCCAAGCAATCGTTCAGCGTGCCGCAGAACGTTTACCTGATCGGCACCATGAACACCGCCGACCGTTCCCTTGCGGGATTGGACATCGCCCTACGTAGGCGCTTCGTCTTCCGAGAAATGCCGGCCAGGCCCGAATTGTTGACTGACGTGCAAGTCGACAACGTAAACATTGGCGAGCTGCTACGGGCTATGAACCAACGCATCGAGGTGCTGCTCGATCGCGACCATTGCCTTGGCCACGCTTACTTTATGCCGCTTAGAAGCGATAAATCGGTTGGGCGGCTGGCTGCTATCTTTCGCAATCAGATACTGCCATTGCTGCAGGAGTACTTTTTCGAGGATTGGGAACGCATCCGCTGGGTATTGAACGATCAACGCGCACATATCGCCAATACCGAGCCTTTTGTGCAACGGCCGCAAAGCGAGCTGAATCTACAGAAACTGTTCGGCGATGATGTGGTGGGCAAGGTCAATGACCAGCGTTGGGAATTGAACGATGCTGCGTTCGGCTCCATCGACAGCTATCGCAATATCCTGGGCTGA
- a CDS encoding FAD-dependent oxidoreductase, protein MKASRWAILAVLITATACFFYFDLSQYLTLESIKAHSGALHGKVQANPWWAAAVFCAVYAALTALSFPGTVVLTLLAGALFGLLEGTLLVSVASNVGALVAMLISRFMLRDWVQRRFGKQIAGINKGLAREGTFYLVSLRLIPLVPFVLLNPALGLTRINIWTFWWTTQLGMLPGHAIYVNAGEKLVGLRSLSGILSPSIIGTLVLLAVFPILATRLLTFYKSRKVYRGWRKPKRFDCNLVVIGGGTGGLATARVAASLKARVSLVERERLGGLAMHDGGVPSKALCHVANRSQGQHSDEAFTEAMAQMRHLAEAARRDISVDQYRRLGVDVIQGEARISSPWTVDVGGRTLTTRAIVIATGSRPQIPSISGLAAVEPMTSDTLWALSERPERLLILGSGADACEFAQAFQRLGCRVTLASEDERLLSQEDAEVSEMMATVLTAGGIELWLGLRAQRVETTEGERRLICDDEGNERSLPFDRVLLMLGQRADVEGLGLSKLRLECGDDGTLDADEYLATRYPNIYAVGSVAGPYGAPHVAEHQGWYAAVNALFGGLKRFVVSDRVTPRAIFTTPEIATVGLNEAEAHALKLEFETTRLDLSTHAGAVIAGAGQGYVKVITEHDTDRILGVTIVGDHASETIAGFVVAMKHKLGMNKLGKTVLVSPTQGEALRQVAEIWQRQHQSARMRAWAERFNRWMLRGGKHSAPADGARVRSGEPPREASKAVLKQPLPESEGEPSGR, encoded by the coding sequence ATGAAAGCCAGCCGATGGGCCATCCTGGCTGTGCTGATCACGGCTACCGCCTGTTTCTTTTATTTCGACCTCAGCCAATACCTGACGCTGGAATCGATCAAGGCACACAGTGGCGCATTGCACGGAAAAGTTCAGGCCAACCCGTGGTGGGCGGCGGCCGTGTTCTGCGCCGTCTATGCCGCGCTGACCGCCTTGTCATTTCCCGGCACGGTGGTCTTGACACTGCTGGCTGGCGCGCTGTTTGGACTGTTGGAAGGGACGCTGCTGGTCTCCGTTGCGTCCAACGTCGGTGCGCTGGTGGCGATGCTCATCAGCCGCTTCATGCTGCGCGATTGGGTGCAGAGACGATTCGGCAAGCAGATCGCCGGGATCAACAAGGGGCTGGCTCGTGAGGGCACCTTCTACCTGGTGTCGTTGCGGCTGATCCCGCTGGTGCCCTTCGTGCTGCTGAATCCCGCGCTGGGCCTTACCCGGATCAATATCTGGACGTTCTGGTGGACGACTCAGCTGGGCATGTTGCCGGGCCATGCCATCTATGTGAACGCAGGGGAAAAGCTGGTCGGGCTCCGCTCGCTGTCCGGCATTCTCTCACCGAGCATTATCGGTACGCTGGTTCTGCTGGCCGTGTTTCCGATTCTCGCGACGCGGCTGCTGACCTTTTATAAGTCGCGCAAGGTTTATCGCGGCTGGCGCAAGCCGAAACGCTTCGATTGCAACCTGGTGGTGATCGGCGGCGGCACCGGCGGCTTGGCAACGGCGCGTGTCGCGGCCTCACTGAAGGCGCGGGTAAGTCTGGTTGAGCGTGAACGTCTCGGCGGGCTGGCCATGCATGACGGCGGTGTCCCGAGCAAAGCGCTGTGTCATGTGGCAAATCGCAGCCAAGGGCAGCACTCGGATGAGGCCTTCACCGAAGCAATGGCGCAAATGCGACATCTGGCTGAGGCGGCTCGGCGGGACATTTCCGTCGACCAGTACAGGCGTCTCGGCGTTGACGTGATCCAGGGCGAGGCGCGGATCAGCTCACCGTGGACGGTAGACGTAGGCGGACGCACGCTCACCACCCGCGCCATCGTCATCGCCACCGGCAGCCGTCCGCAGATACCGTCCATATCCGGCCTCGCCGCCGTAGAGCCGATGACCAGCGATACCCTTTGGGCGCTGAGTGAGCGGCCCGAACGGTTGCTGATACTCGGCAGCGGCGCCGATGCCTGTGAGTTCGCCCAAGCCTTTCAGCGGCTGGGTTGCCGGGTGACCTTGGCCAGTGAAGACGAGCGCCTGCTCAGCCAGGAGGACGCCGAAGTCTCTGAGATGATGGCCACAGTGCTCACAGCCGGTGGCATTGAGCTCTGGCTCGGCTTGAGGGCGCAGCGGGTTGAGACGACAGAAGGCGAGCGCCGACTGATTTGCGACGACGAAGGAAATGAGCGCTCGCTACCCTTCGATCGGGTGTTGCTGATGCTTGGACAGCGCGCCGACGTCGAGGGGTTGGGCCTGAGCAAACTTCGCCTCGAATGCGGTGACGACGGCACCTTGGACGCGGACGAGTACCTCGCTACGCGCTACCCGAACATTTATGCAGTCGGCAGCGTTGCGGGCCCGTATGGCGCGCCCCACGTCGCTGAGCATCAGGGTTGGTACGCGGCGGTGAACGCCCTGTTTGGCGGACTGAAGCGATTTGTAGTGAGCGATCGGGTGACACCACGCGCTATCTTCACCACACCCGAAATAGCCACAGTCGGGTTGAATGAGGCCGAGGCCCACGCACTAAAGCTTGAATTCGAAACGACCCGGCTCGACCTGTCGACACACGCCGGTGCGGTCATTGCGGGAGCCGGGCAGGGGTACGTCAAGGTCATCACTGAGCACGATACGGATCGCATTCTCGGCGTCACCATCGTGGGCGACCACGCGAGCGAAACAATCGCCGGATTTGTCGTGGCGATGAAGCACAAGCTCGGGATGAACAAGCTGGGCAAAACGGTGCTGGTGAGCCCGACTCAGGGCGAGGCGCTGCGACAGGTCGCGGAGATCTGGCAGCGACAACATCAATCCGCGCGCATGCGTGCGTGGGCCGAGCGGTTCAATCGCTGGATGCTACGCGGTGGCAAGCACAGCGCGCCCGCTGACGGGGCGCGCGTGCGCAGCGGCGAACCGCCGCGCGAGGCGAGCAAGGCTGTGTTGAAGCAGCCACTTCCAGAAAGCGAAGGAGAGCCAAGCGGCCGCTGA
- a CDS encoding type I restriction-modification system subunit M has protein sequence MTDLATLSQALLAAVPADGSSIGNQTLLSRLQGQFAGLSEEQFRAARDELIEKGVLLKGRGRGGSVSRASVTGISLADQALNNARERREPGVAEVSASYLVQAATNAKPAKLQPATSLAMMEKTLWATADKLRANMDAAEYKHIVLGLIFLKYISDSFAGRRAELERKLLDESDDYYLGDDDPELLNAELEDRDYYREVNVFWVPEVARWESIRASAKQVDIGKRIDDALAAIEAENPKLKNILDKRYARAQLPDGKLGELVDLISTIGFGDDVSRARDLLGQVYEYFLGQFASAEGKKGGQFYTPASIVKTLVAVLNPHHGKVYDPCCGSGGMFVQSEKFIEAHGGKLGDVSIYGQESNPTTWRLAAMNLAIRGIDFNLGKEPADTFIRNQHSDLRADFVLANPPFNISDWWHGSLEGDPRWVYGTPPQGNANYAWLQHMLYHLKPSGRAGIVLANGSMSSSQNSEGDIRKAMVEADVVEVMVALPGQLFFNTQIPACLWFLAKHKTARPGEVLFIDARKLGTSVSRVQIELTDADIERIAQTVANWRGEPLDVGGEIAEYQDIAGFCRSVKLAEIAEHGHVLTPGRYVGAEEVEDDDEAFAEKMQRLTRQLGEQMQKGAELDQLIRQKLGGLGYEF, from the coding sequence ATGACAGATTTGGCCACGTTGTCTCAGGCATTGCTTGCGGCCGTTCCCGCCGATGGCAGCAGTATAGGTAACCAAACGCTGCTTTCGCGTCTGCAGGGCCAGTTCGCCGGATTGAGTGAGGAACAGTTCCGCGCCGCTCGTGATGAGCTGATCGAAAAGGGTGTGTTACTCAAAGGTCGCGGGCGCGGCGGTTCCGTATCCCGCGCTTCGGTCACTGGCATCAGCCTGGCGGACCAGGCTCTAAACAACGCGCGTGAACGCCGCGAGCCGGGCGTCGCGGAGGTGTCGGCCAGCTATCTGGTGCAAGCGGCAACCAACGCCAAGCCGGCCAAACTGCAGCCCGCCACCAGCCTGGCGATGATGGAAAAGACCCTCTGGGCCACCGCCGACAAGCTGCGCGCCAACATGGACGCCGCCGAGTACAAGCACATTGTGCTCGGGCTGATCTTCCTCAAATACATCTCCGACAGCTTCGCCGGCCGCCGCGCCGAGCTGGAGCGCAAGCTGCTGGATGAAAGCGACGACTACTACCTGGGCGATGACGACCCCGAGCTGCTCAACGCCGAGCTGGAAGACCGCGACTACTACCGCGAGGTCAACGTGTTCTGGGTGCCGGAAGTGGCGCGTTGGGAATCGATCCGTGCGAGTGCCAAGCAGGTGGATATCGGCAAGCGCATCGACGACGCCCTGGCCGCCATCGAGGCGGAAAACCCCAAGCTGAAAAACATCCTCGACAAGCGCTACGCCCGCGCCCAGTTGCCGGACGGCAAGCTCGGCGAGCTGGTGGACCTGATCTCCACCATCGGTTTCGGCGATGACGTAAGCCGCGCCCGCGACCTGCTCGGTCAGGTCTACGAATACTTCCTCGGCCAGTTCGCCAGCGCCGAAGGCAAGAAGGGCGGCCAGTTCTACACCCCGGCCAGCATCGTCAAGACCCTGGTGGCGGTGCTCAACCCGCACCACGGCAAGGTCTACGACCCCTGCTGCGGCAGTGGCGGCATGTTCGTGCAGTCGGAGAAATTCATCGAAGCCCACGGCGGCAAGCTGGGCGACGTGTCCATCTACGGCCAGGAATCCAACCCCACCACCTGGCGCCTGGCGGCGATGAACCTGGCCATTCGCGGCATCGACTTCAATCTGGGCAAAGAGCCGGCGGATACCTTTATCCGCAACCAACACTCAGATCTGCGCGCCGATTTCGTCCTGGCCAACCCGCCGTTCAATATCAGCGACTGGTGGCACGGCAGCCTGGAAGGCGACCCGCGCTGGGTCTATGGCACCCCGCCACAGGGCAACGCCAACTACGCCTGGCTGCAACATATGCTCTACCACCTGAAACCCAGCGGCCGCGCCGGCATCGTCCTGGCCAACGGCTCGATGAGCTCCAGCCAGAACAGCGAAGGCGATATCCGCAAGGCCATGGTCGAGGCCGATGTGGTGGAAGTGATGGTCGCGCTGCCCGGCCAGCTGTTTTTTAACACGCAGATTCCCGCCTGCCTGTGGTTCCTCGCTAAACACAAAACCGCCCGCCCCGGGGAAGTGCTGTTTATCGATGCGCGCAAACTCGGCACCAGCGTCAGCCGCGTGCAGATCGAACTGACCGATGCCGATATCGAACGCATCGCGCAAACCGTCGCCAACTGGCGCGGCGAGCCGCTGGATGTCGGTGGTGAGATTGCCGAATACCAGGACATCGCCGGCTTCTGCCGCAGCGTAAAACTCGCGGAAATCGCCGAGCACGGCCACGTGCTCACACCGGGCCGCTATGTCGGTGCCGAAGAGGTGGAAGACGACGACGAAGCCTTTGCCGAGAAGATGCAGCGGCTGACCCGGCAGCTTGGCGAGCAGATGCAGAAGGGTGCGGAACTCGATCAGTTGATCCGGCAGAAGCTGGGGGGGCTGGGGTATGAGTTCTGA
- the grxB gene encoding glutaredoxin 2, which produces MKLYYYDHCPFSARVRMVMNLKGIEAERVVLPADDEQTITDLIGKHQIPVLVRDDGTPLADSVAIVKYLDGLDGHPMIQEPDTSALKDWLEAFVPNLQYLGYPRWTKIGLEEFASPSAYAHFRRKKTETVGDFDEALANTDAKAREVEDQLRRLPDVIDLTPRHEQTRWDDVTLFPMLRSLSVVKAVDWPEDVRAYTVTQAQRCGLDTFFHRAL; this is translated from the coding sequence ATGAAGCTCTATTACTACGACCATTGCCCCTTTAGTGCCCGCGTGCGAATGGTGATGAACCTGAAAGGGATCGAAGCCGAGCGGGTCGTGTTGCCTGCGGATGATGAGCAGACCATCACTGACCTGATCGGCAAGCACCAGATCCCGGTGCTGGTGCGCGATGACGGCACGCCGCTCGCCGACAGCGTGGCTATCGTCAAATACCTCGATGGGCTTGATGGTCACCCCATGATCCAAGAGCCAGATACCTCCGCTTTGAAAGACTGGCTCGAAGCCTTTGTGCCGAACTTGCAGTACCTCGGTTACCCGCGCTGGACAAAAATCGGTCTGGAGGAGTTCGCGAGCCCGTCGGCCTACGCGCACTTCCGTCGCAAAAAAACCGAAACTGTCGGCGATTTCGATGAGGCGCTAGCCAATACCGATGCCAAGGCTCGCGAGGTCGAGGATCAGCTGAGACGCTTGCCGGATGTCATCGACCTGACGCCCCGTCATGAGCAGACGCGTTGGGACGACGTCACGCTGTTTCCCATGCTGCGCAGCCTGAGTGTCGTGAAGGCGGTCGACTGGCCGGAAGATGTACGTGCCTACACGGTGACCCAGGCGCAGCGGTGCGGGCTCGACACCTTCTTCCATCGGGCGCTTTGA
- a CDS encoding restriction endonuclease subunit S, with the protein MSSEWITVQELLDCGDLELVQDGNHGGSYPKVDEFILAGVPLITGACLQNGSIDYSYAGYVSEERASKLRVGFARAGDVLLTHKGTMGKTALVPRSCYPVTILNPQITLYRVAKDGRLNARFLKFFFDSQIFQNYLVQISATSTINTLPIKEQKKLEIPLPSRKSQQLIVNVLGALDDRITLLRETNATLEAIAQALFKSWFVDFDPVRAKAEGRQPEGMDASTAALFPDSFKESELGLLPRGWQWSGLDNIADVTMGLSPKGDSYNSDGVGTPLINGPVEFGDYFPVQTKWTNMASRVSAFGDLIFCVRGSTTGRRVVADGEYCIGRGVCAIRSRYEAPGFIYQTINFGLDRLLAKTTGSVFPSLSGPDIKNFRVLNPSPELMGAYERITKSLLGRIQSNQAQAQTLTQLRDTLLPRLISGQLRLPDAEQLTEEAC; encoded by the coding sequence ATGAGTTCTGAGTGGATTACAGTTCAGGAACTCCTTGACTGCGGCGATCTAGAACTTGTTCAAGATGGCAATCACGGTGGAAGCTACCCAAAGGTTGATGAGTTTATTTTAGCGGGGGTGCCGCTTATTACAGGGGCCTGCTTGCAGAATGGCTCAATTGACTATTCATATGCAGGCTATGTTAGCGAGGAAAGAGCATCGAAGTTGCGTGTTGGCTTTGCCAGGGCAGGTGATGTTTTGCTTACGCATAAGGGTACTATGGGCAAAACCGCATTGGTGCCGAGGTCCTGTTATCCAGTCACGATTCTTAATCCTCAGATAACTCTTTATAGGGTTGCTAAAGATGGGCGTCTCAACGCTAGATTTCTGAAGTTCTTTTTTGACTCGCAGATTTTTCAGAATTACTTGGTGCAAATATCAGCTACTTCAACTATCAATACTTTGCCTATAAAAGAGCAAAAAAAGCTTGAAATACCCTTGCCCTCTCGGAAGTCGCAACAGCTGATAGTAAATGTGCTCGGCGCTCTCGACGACCGCATCACCCTGCTACGCGAAACCAACGCCACCCTGGAAGCCATCGCCCAGGCGCTGTTCAAATCCTGGTTCGTCGATTTCGACCCCGTGCGCGCCAAGGCCGAAGGCCGCCAGCCGGAAGGCATGGACGCCTCCACCGCCGCCCTGTTCCCCGATAGCTTCAAAGAGTCCGAGTTGGGGTTGCTACCAAGGGGATGGCAATGGAGCGGCTTGGATAATATCGCCGATGTAACCATGGGTTTATCTCCGAAAGGAGATAGTTACAACTCGGATGGAGTTGGTACTCCGTTGATTAACGGACCAGTTGAGTTCGGTGATTATTTTCCGGTTCAGACTAAGTGGACCAACATGGCAAGCAGGGTTTCGGCTTTTGGCGATTTGATTTTCTGCGTGCGCGGATCAACCACTGGGCGTCGAGTTGTTGCTGATGGTGAGTACTGCATTGGTCGCGGCGTTTGTGCCATCCGCTCTCGCTACGAAGCTCCAGGATTCATCTATCAAACGATCAATTTCGGGTTGGATAGGCTTCTGGCCAAAACCACCGGGTCTGTTTTTCCAAGCTTGAGTGGCCCGGATATAAAGAATTTTAGGGTTCTAAATCCGTCACCAGAACTCATGGGTGCATATGAGAGAATAACAAAGTCACTATTGGGTAGAATCCAAAGCAACCAAGCCCAAGCTCAAACCCTGACTCAACTCCGCGACACCCTCTTACCCCGCCTGATCTCCGGCCAGCTGCGCCTGCCGGATGCCGAACAGCTGACCGAGGAAGCCTGCTGA